One window of the Balaenoptera ricei isolate mBalRic1 chromosome X, mBalRic1.hap2, whole genome shotgun sequence genome contains the following:
- the LOC132357012 gene encoding protein ARMCX6-like yields MGRAREVGWMAAGLMIGAGACYCVYKLTIGRDDSEKLEEEEEEWDDEQELDEEEPEIWFDFTTMARPWSEDGDWTEPGAPGGTEDRPSGGGKANRTHPVKQRPFPYERKNTWSAQSFKNFSCVLGLSKCPFIQGKVLLAQPRDTGFSFSHDINSHLASLSIAGNTIPIPDPAVEAFCAPDDLNASVANQGQIKMYINEVCRETVSLCCNSFLQQAGLNLLIIMTVINNMLAKSVSGLKFPLIPEGSECAEGHVVKPLMGLSEKPVLAGELLGAQMLLSFLSLFIRNANRQLLPEIPAS; encoded by the coding sequence ATGGGCCGGGCTCGGGAAGTGGGTTGGATGGCGGCAGGACTGATGATTGGGGCAGGTGCCTGCTACTGCGTTTACAAACTAACCATAGGAAGAGATGACAGTGAGaagttggaggaggaggaagaggaatggGATGATGAACAGGAGCTGGATGAGGAAGAGCCTGAGATTTGGTTTGATTTCACAACTATGGCTCGGCCCTGGAGTGAGGATGGGGATTGGACTGAACCTGGGGCCCCTGGTGGCACCGAGGACAGGCCTTCAGGTGGGGGCAAGGCCAACCGAACACATCCGGTAAAACAGCGCCCGTTCCCTTATGAACGTAAAAATACTTGGAGTGctcaaagctttaaaaatttcagttgtGTTCTTGGCCTCTCCAAGTGCCCTTTCATTCAGGGAAAAGTGTTGTTAGCTCAGCCCAGGGACACTGGTTTTTCATTTAGCCACGATATCAATAGTCATTTGGCCAGCCTCTCCATTGCTGGAAACACGATCCCTATTCCCGACCCTGCTGTTGAGGCTTTCTGTGCCCCGGATGACTTGAATGCCAGTGTTGCAAATCAGGGCCAGATTAAGATGTACATCAACGAAGTGTGTCGGGAGACTGTGTCACTTTGCTGCAACTCATTTCTGCAGCAGGCCGGATTAAATTTGTTAATAATCATGACAGTTATTAATAACATGCTTGCCAAGTCCGTTTCAGGCTTGAAGTTTCCTTTGATACCAGAGGGAAGTGAATGTGCTGAGGGGCACGTTGTGAAACCCTTGATGGGTTTGTCTGAAAAGCCAGTCTTGGCGGGGGAGTTGCTGGGAGCCCAAATGCTGCTCTCCTTCCTGTCCCTCTTTATCAGGAACGCAAACAGACAGCTTCTCCCAGAAATCCCGGCCTCTTAA
- the ARMCX3 gene encoding armadillo repeat-containing X-linked protein 3, with translation MGYARKVGWVTAGLVIGAGACYCIYRLTRGRKQNKEKMAEGGSGDVDDVGDCPGARYNDWSDDDDDNSENKGIVWYPPWARIGTEAGTRARARARARATRARRAVQKRASPNSDDTILSPQELQKVLCLVEMSEKPYILEAALIALGNNAAYAFNRDIIRDLGGLPIVAKILNTRDPIVKEKALIVLNNLSVNAENQRRLKIYMNQVCDDTITSRLNSSVQLAGLRLLTNMTVTNEYQHMLANSISDFFRLFSAGNEETKFQVLKLLLNLAENPAMTRELLRAQVPSSLGSLFNKKENKEVILKLLVIFENINDNFKWEENEPTQNQFSEGSLFFFLKEFQVCADKILGIESHHDFLVKVKVGKFMAKLAEHMFPKSQE, from the coding sequence ATGGGCTACGCCAGGAAAGTAGGCTGGGTGACTGCAGGACTGGTGATTGGGGCTGGCGCCTGCTATTGCATTTATAGACTGACCAggggaagaaaacagaacaagGAGAAAATGGCTGAGGGCGGATCTGGGGACGTGGATGATGTTGGGGACTGTCCTGGGGCCAGGTACAATGACTggtctgatgatgatgatgacaacagTGAGAACAAAGGTATAGTATGGTACCCACCTTGGGCCCGGATTGGGACTGAGGCTGGGACCAGAGCTAGGGCCAGGGCAAGGGCCAGGGCTACCCGGGCTCGTCGGGCCGTGCAGAAAAGGGCTTCCCCCAATTCAGATGATACTATTTTGTCCCCTCAAGAGTTGCAAAAAGTTCTTTGCTTGGTTGAGATGTCTGAAAAGCCTTATATTCTCGAAGCAGCTTTAATTGCCCTGGGTAACAATGCTGCTTACGCATTTAACAGAGATATTATTCGTGATCTGGGTGGTCTCCCAATTGTTGCAAAGATTCTCAATACTCGGGATCCCATAGTTAAGGAAAAGGCTTTAATTGTCCTAAATAACTTGAGTGTGAATGCTGAAAATCAGCGCAGGCTTAAGATATACATGAATCAAGTGTGTGATGACACAATCACTTCTCGCTTGAACTCATCTGTGCAGCTGGCGGGACTAAGATTGCTTACGAACATGACTGTTACTAATGAGTATCAGCACATGCTTGCTAATTCCATTTCAGACTTTTTTCGTTTATTTTCAGCAGGAAATGAAGAAACCAAATTTCAGGTTTTGAAACTCCTTTTGAATTTGGCTGAAAATCCAGCCATGACTAGAGAACTGCTCAGGGCCCAAGTACCATCTTCACTGGGTTCCCTGTTTAATAAGAAGGAGAACAAAGAGGTGATTCTTAAACTTCTGGTCATATTTGAGAACATAAATGACAATTTTAAATGGGAGGAAAATGAACCTACTCAGAATCAATTCAGCGAaggttcactttttttctttttaaaagaatttcaagTGTGTGCTGATAAGATTCTGGGGATAGAAAGCCATCATGATTTTTTGGTGAAAGTAAAAGTTGGAAAATTCATGGCCAAACTGGCTGAGCATATGTTCCCAAAGAGCCAGGAATAA